In Capsicum annuum cultivar UCD-10X-F1 chromosome 11, UCD10Xv1.1, whole genome shotgun sequence, one genomic interval encodes:
- the LOC107848224 gene encoding uncharacterized protein LOC107848224: MSESFTIQIHSNLVKQLADEGEKLKKKTRKPKTKIQRENKPEHANVHQKPISRDTDVAKGPAATGWPVQPPLFMPVPPPPHPAIAELDAIRSVLKESVEVVEKLQKHEENLLQEVTKKAKDLHDKEFKLPNQKPIPCVDERDACLKCYKENEKDPLNCANVVQNFAECARRVKQQVSLVDK, translated from the coding sequence ATGAGTGAATCATTCACTATACAGATCCACAGCAATTTAGTTAAACAGCTCGCTGATGAGGgtgaaaaattgaagaagaaaacgaGGAAGCCAAAAACAAAGATACAAAGAGAAAACAAGCCAGAGCACGCTAATGTGCATCAGAAGCCAATCTCTAGGGACACTGATGTAGCGAAAGGGCCTGCTGCTACAGGATGGCCTGTTCAGCCTCCTTTATTTATGCCAGTCCCTCCACCACCTCATCCTGCAATTGCAGAATTAGATGCTATTCGATCTGTGCTCAAAGAGAGCGTGGAGGTTGTGGAGAAGTTGCAGAAACATGAGGAAAACTTGTTGCAAGAAGTGACAAAGAAGGCGAAGGATCTACACGATAAGGAATTCAAACTTCCGAATCAAAAGCCTATCCCTTGCGTAGATGAGAGAGATGCCTGTCTTAAATGCTACAAGGAGAATGAAAAGGATCCCCTAAATTGTGCTAATGTGGTTCAAAATTTTGCAGAATGTGCTCGCAGAGTTAAGCAGCAAGTCAGTCTGGTAGATAAGTAG